One region of Wyeomyia smithii strain HCP4-BCI-WySm-NY-G18 chromosome 3, ASM2978416v1, whole genome shotgun sequence genomic DNA includes:
- the LOC129729889 gene encoding Bardet-Biedl syndrome 5 protein homolog: MNQKPVWKDREIKFDIMNIYNTIRTGEKVLEILDSIEDTKGNLGDRGRLLVTNLRIIWYSVTTNRFSLSIGFTCVLTMNTKTVVSRVRGTTQALHILSVGNNSRFEFVFTNLTVNNTRHFSVIFDIYRLYQASFLYRELKLRSSIVSAGQLNVLAQEQVFNTINGVWNLSSDQGNLGIFIFTNVRLVWFAEMNNSFNISLPYMQIASVRIRESKYGPALVIQTLDTAGSYVLGFRVDPQDKLSDVYKEIQSLHSVYTETPLFGVFYEQRPDVVRPPTESIDDIEELDQSASGEINSKFTAYLADSDTGGKRRKPFYCKELGFAMEGIKDGYTLKDLWEVIPSASSSTTVG, translated from the exons ATGAATCAAAAACCAGTATGGAAAGATCGAGAGATCAAGTTTGATATCATGAATAT CTACAACACGATTCGTACCGGTGAGAAGGTGCTGGAAATTCTTGACTCCATCGAAGACACCAAAGGAAACCTGGGCGATCGAGGGCGCCTGCTGGTGACCAATTTGCGTATCATCTGGTACTCCGTTACCACAAATCGGTTCAGTTTATCGATTGGTTTCACCTGTGTTCTCACGATGAACACCAAAACCGTGGTGTCCAGGGTACGGGGTACCACCCAGGCACTGCACATCCTGAGTGTTGGGAATAATTCCCGGTTCGAGTTCGTCTTCACTAATCTGACCGTAAACAATACACGCCATTTCTCGGTCATATTCGATATCTACCGACTGTATCAGGCATCGTTCCTATATCGGGAGCTAAAACTGCGATCGTCGATTGTCAGCGCTGGGCAGTTGAATGTGCTTGCACAGGAGCAGGTGTTCAACACGATCAATGGGGTATGGAATCTTTCCAGTGATCAGGGAAACTTGGGTATCTTTATCTTTACCAACGTGCGATTAGTTTGGTTCGCCGAAATGAATAACAGCTTCAACATATCGTTACCGTATATGCAGATAGCCAGCGTACGCATACGAGAATCCAAGTACGGACCGGCATTGGTCATACAAACTCTGGATACAGCCGGATCGTATGTGTTGGGTTTTAGAGTAGATCCCCAGGATAAACTCTCCGATGTTTATAAGGAGATACAGTCGTTACATAGTGTCTACACGGAAACGCCTTTGTTCGGTGTGTTTTACGAGCAGAGACCAGATGTTGTTCGTCCTCCTACCGAATCGATTGACGATATAGAAGAACTTGATCAGTCGGCATCTGGAGAGATCAACAGCAAGTTTACGGCCTATCTGGCGGATTCCGATACCGGCGGTAAGCGGCGTAAACCATTCTACTGCAAAGAGCTAGGATTTGCCATGGAAGGGATCAAAGACGGGTATACATTAAAGGATTTGTGGGAAGTGATCCCGAGTGCGTCATCGTCAACCACGGTAGGGTAG
- the LOC129729884 gene encoding RNA polymerase II-associated factor 1 homolog produces the protein MPPTIQNGSNGADKRVVARPQEKRSELITRVKFCNTLPDIPFDLKFITYPFENDRFIQYKPTSLERNYRYEVLTEHDLGVTIDLINRDLYQIDHLAQLDPADEKLLEEDIHTPQDSMRSSRHAKSVSWLRKSEYISTEQTRFQPQTMEKVEAKVGFNVKQSLREETLYMDREAQIKAIEKTFDDNRNEITMHYSKPGVTAVEVLPVFPDFANWKYPCAQVIFDFDPAPAGKNVPAQLEEMSQAMIRGVMDESGEQFVAYFLPTEETLEKRRRDLVNETLYEDEEEYEYKMAREYNWNVKSKASKGYEENYFLVLRQDGVYYNELETRVRLSKRRQKAGQQPNNTKLVVKHRPLNAPEHRMQRYRERQLEPPGEDDEEDVEEEEEEDEEMEEELQETQEEEDKQLEQGEEGARSRSGSRSRSRSRSGSERSRSRSGSRSRSGSRSRSGSRSRSGSRHSRSRSKSGSRSRSASRSRSRSGSRSHSGSRSRSGSRSRSGSRSRSGSRSAGSRSRSGSRSRSGTPASGRGSRSRSGSRSGSEHKSGSESE, from the exons ATGCCGCCAACAATACAGAACGGATCAAATGGGGCCGATAAACGAGTGGTGGCACGTCCACAAGAAAAAAG ATCGGAACTAATCACCCGTGTTAAATTTTGCAACACCCTGCCGGATATTCCTTTCGATCTTAAGTTTATTACGTATCCATTCGAAAATGATCGCTTCATACAGTATAAACCCACATCGTTGGAGCGTAATTATCGTTACGAAGTGCTTACCGAACACGATCTGGGAGTGACAATCGACCTAATCAATCGAGACCTATACCAGATTGACCACCTAGCTCAGCTGGATCCGGCCGATGAGAAACTGCTTGAAGAAGACATTCACACCCCGCAGGATTCGATGCGCAGCAGTCGACATGCTAAATCCGTTTCCTGGTTGCGGAAGTCCGAGTATATTTCAACTGAACAAACCCGGTTCCAGCCGCAAACGATGGAGAAAGTGGAAGCCAAGGTCGGTTTCAATGTAAAGCAAAGCTTGCGTGAGGAGACACTTTACATGGACCGAGAGGCGCAAATTAAGGCCATCGAGAAAACTTTCGACGATAACAGGAATGAAATTACGATGCATTATAGTAAACCGGGCGTGACAGCAGTCGAGGTGCTTCCGGTGTTTCCAGATTTCGCCAACTGGAAGTACCCCTGCGCTCAGGTCATTTTCGATTTCGATCCTGCTCCAGCCGGGAAGAACGTTCCAGCTCAGCTGGAGGAAATGTCCCAGGCTATGATCCGAGGTGTGATGGACGAAAGTGGTGAGCAGTTTGTTGCCTATTTCCTACCAACGGAAGAAACACTGGAAAAACGACGTCGGGATCTGGTCAATGAAACACTGTACGAAGATGAGGAAGAGTATGAGTATAAAATGGCTCGAGAGTACAATTGGAACGTCAAGAGTAAGGCCTCAAAGGGATACGAAGAAAATTACTTTCTGGTGCTCCGTCAGGATGGAGTTTACTATAATGAGCTTGAAACGCGTGTGCGTCTGAGCAAACGCCGTCAAAAGGCCGGTCAGCAGCCGAACAACACTAAGCTAGTGGTGAAACATCGTCCTTTGAATGCTCCGGAACATCGTATgcagcgataccgggaacgccAACTCGAGCCACCGGGTGAAGACGACGAAGAGGATGTTGAGGAGGAGGAGGAAGAGGACGAAGAAATGGAAGAGGAGCTGCAAGAGACCCAAGAGGAGGAAGACAAGCAGTTGGAACAGGGAGAAGAAGGTGCAAGAAGCCGTTCCGGAAGTCGCTCCCGTTCACGTTCACGCAGTGGTTCCGAACGATCCCGTTCGAGGTCCGGCTCTCGGTCACGTTCCGGATCAAGATCTCGGTCCGGCTCGCGATCACGTTCGGGAAGCCGTCATAGCCGCAGCCGATCTAAGAGTGGCAGCCGCAGTCGTAGTGCTTCCCGTTCCCGCTCTCGTTCCGGATCAAGATCGCACTCGGGTTCACGGTCTCGTTCAGGCTCACGCAGCCGTTCCGGATCGAGGTCACGGTCTGGGTCGCGATCGGCCGGATCTCGCTCTCGTTCCGGTTCGCGAAGCCGTTCAGGCACTCCAGCATCGGGAAGAGGATCACGCAGCCGTTCGGGCAGTCGCTCCGGAAGCGAGCACAAATCGGGCAGCGAATCGGAGTGA
- the LOC129729888 gene encoding mannose-1-phosphate guanyltransferase beta, giving the protein MGTAGKMRALILVGGYGTRLRPLTLSTPKPLVEFANKPILLHQIEALVEADVNQVILAVSYRAEQMEVELKQKVERLGVKLIFSHETEPLGTAGPLALAKDILAESSEPFFVLNSDVICDFPFKELEQFHRRHGKEGTIVVTKVEEPSKYGVVLYSENGCIQNFIEKPQEFVSNKINAGMYILNPSVLKRIQLKPTSIEKEVFPVMCREQQLYAFELNGFWMDIGQPRDFLTGMCLYLNSVRQRQPELLYDGPAKFVGNVLVDPSAKIGAGCRIGPNVTIGPDVIIEDGVCIKRCTVLKGAVIKSHSWLESCIIGWRCMVGRWVRLEGTTVLGEDVIVQDEIYINGGQVLPHKSIALSVPEPQIIM; this is encoded by the exons ATGGGAACGGCTGGCAAAATGCGGGCATTGATACTGGTTGGCGGATACGGTACACGGCTGCGGCCGCTTACTTTGAGTACACCCAAACCGTTAGTGGAATTCGCTAATAAACCGATTTTGCTGCATCAGATCGAAGCACTTGTCGAAGCCGATGTCAATCAG GTCATCCTTGCTGTTTCCTACCGCGCAGAACAGATGgaagttgagttgaaacagaaaGTGGAACGATTAGGCGTGAAGTTGATATtttctcacgaaactgagccTCTGGGGACGGCCGGTCCTTTGGCACTAGCAAAAGACATTCTCGCGGAAAGCTCGGAACCATTCTTTGTGCTTAATTCGGACGTAATTTGTGACTTCCCGTTTAAAGAACTGGAACAATTCCACCGAAGACATGGCAAGGAAGGTACCATTGTCGTAACCAAAGTTGAAGAACCGTCCAAGTATGGCGTTGTGCTGTACTCGGAGAATGGGTGCATTCAGAATTTTATCGAGAAACCTCAGGAATTTGTCAGCAATAAGATTAATGCTGGAATGTATATTTTGAACCCTTCGGTGTTGAAGCGAATACAACTGAAACCGACATCAATTGAAAAGGAAGTGTTCCCGGTTATGTGCCGTGAGCAGCAGTTATACGCCTTTGAGCTGAACGGATTTTGGATGGACATTGGCCAGCCGCGCGATTTCCTCACCGGAATGTGCTTGTACCTGAATTCGGTTCGTCAGCGACAACCAGAGCTGCTGTACGATGGTCCCGCGAAGTTTGTAGGTAATGTTTTAGTGGATCCTAGCGCTAAAATTGGAGCAGGCTGCAGGATAGGACCAAACGTTACCATTGGCCCGGATGTGATTATCGAAGATGGAGTTTGCATTAAGCGGTGCACAGTACTGAAAGGCGCCGTCATCAAGTCTCATTcgtggctagagagctgcatcATAGGCTGGCGGTGCATGGTGGGTCGATGGGTTCGCCTCGAGGGTACTACCGTCCTCGGAGAGGACGTAATTGTGCAAGATGAAATCTACATCAACGGTGGTCAGGTGTTACCCCACAAAAGCATAGCGCTAAGTGTTCCCGAGCCACAGATAATCATGTAG
- the LOC129729883 gene encoding uncharacterized protein LOC129729883, giving the protein METYNPYGSAGNGEQDFANETNYVDCKDAEPFEMMPDDMNDFAVVDEAEITDDDEDSDDEDSDWMPPEKPDHDVWVCPAHKLVPPGSTEYQSQESDPRCAEDWPLAKYWPVYVSNFRVFSKHEEICVQAVHEYFACKGIPSFMVFRLKNKFYKKYLKFVGFTDMLVYFCCQKNARKAVEMCHRDLYYGYRLNVYRGRNRTFFSVDNTWFFKGKTYADKFATENTTEKYCSRFDEVTAVSKYVFQGVYVEFRTPNLPRETLQNDRFEVNFISNRIMKQRFIEPDVREQITRALKDRRFMKCRPSRQVLLSLMEGSIPDVCRKWQTAEIYLTDDPVIQKNLENIADRLRSRFNRLERLEAAKKLKRSAMAITHSQKWFQTKKPQRDMRDNAPINSRSGNKNVQQQERNRGQITNQQQQQTGNLTRKQRRRLNQDQFPTQPQRQGVNRFPTQQQRQHVDPFPNQQRRQNEAQFTNQSSRNVSEQIVPLERQRLLVDLYFESQLQQMNQLMMNQQPTSTRPSMVDGPIPEGLTNRQLRNRRRAARRNRTKPLYTRQNQPDGYSGYM; this is encoded by the exons ATGGAGACCTATAACCCGTATGGATCAGCCGGCAATGGCGAACAAGACTTCGCTAACGAAACAAATTATGTTGACTGCAAAGATGCAGAACCTTTCGAGATGATGCCGGACGATATGAATGATTTTGCTGTTGTCGACGAGGCAGAAATAACCGACGATGACGAGGATTCCGATGATGAAGATTCTGATTGGATGCCTCCGGAGAAACCGGATCATGACGTATGGGTTTGTCCTGCACATAAGCTTGTACCTCCCGGAAGCACAGAATACCAGAGCCAAGAGAGCGACCCACGTTGTGCAGAGGACTGGCCGCTCGCTAAATATTGGCCTGTTTACGTGAGTAATTTCCGAGTATTTTCAAAACACGAAGAAATCTGTGTACAAGCGGTCCACGAGTATTTCGCATGCAAGGGTATTCCCAGCTTTATGGTGTTTCgcctgaaaaacaaattttacaaaaaatatctaaaatttgTTGGATTTACTGATATGTTGGTATACTTTTGCTGCCAAAAAAACGCTAGAAAGGCCGTTGAGATGTGTCATAGAGATCTGTACTACGGCTACAGGTTGAACGTTTACCGCGGTCGCAATCGGACTTTTTTCTCTGTCGATAATACTTGGTTCTTTAAAGGAAAAACCTATGCAGATAAATTTGCAACTGAAAATACAACGGAGAAATATTGTAGCCGCTTCGATGAGGTGACCGCGGTATCAAAGTATGTTTTTCAGGGCGTTTacgttgaatttcgtacacCAAACCTACCCCGTGAAACCTTGCAAAATGATCGGTTCGAggtgaattttatttcaaacagaATTATGAAGCAACGTTTTATTGAGCCTGACGTGAGAGAACAGATAACGAGGGCGTTAAAAGATCGGCGGTTTATGAAGTGCCGGCCATCGCGTCAAGTACTGCTATCACTGATGGAAGGTTCCATTCCGGATGTATGCCGAAAATGGCAAACGGCGGAAATTTATTTGACTGATGATCCAGTAATACAAAAGAATTTGGAAAATATAGCTGATCGCTTGCGTAGTCGTTTCAACCGGCTTGAAAGACTAGAGGCTGCAAAGAAACTGAAG AGATCGGCAATGGCTATAACTCACTCTCAAAAATGGTTTCAAACCAAAAAGCCTCAGCGAGACATGCGCGACAATGCACCAATAAATTCGCGCTCTGGCAAT AAAAATGTTCAGCAACAAGAGCGAAACAgaggtcaaataacaaatcaacaacaacagcaaactGGGAATCTCACCAGAAAGCAGCGGCGAAGGCTAAATCAGGATCAATTCCCAACTCAGCCGCAACGACAAGGTGTGAATCGATTTCCAACTCAGCAGCAACGGCAACATGTGGATCCGTTTCCAAACCAGCAGCGACGGCAAAATGAAGCTCAATTTACGAACCAATCTAGTAGAAATGTATCTGAACAAATAGTACCACTAGAACGCCAACGTTTGCTTGTCGATCTTTATTTTGAGAGC CAATTACAACAAATGAATCAACTAATGATGAATCAACAACCTACAAGTACTCGCCCTTCCATGGTCGATGGACCTATACCTGAGGGCTTGACGAACAGACAACTTCGTAATAGGCGCCGTGCTGCTCGCCGAAATCGAACGAAACCATTGTATACTCGACAAAACCAACCGGATGGCTATTCGGGTTACATGTAG